The genomic DNA ACCCGGATGGGGCTTGGACGGCGCTGCATCCGCTGGCGCTGGCGGTGGCCGCTGATTGCAGCTTCATCGCCCGCGGCTTTGCCGGTGATCTGGAACAACTGGCGGCTCTGATCGCCGCCGGAGTCCGGCACCCGGGTTTTGCCCTGGTGGAGATATTACAGCCGTGCGTCAGCTTTAATAAGAAAAACACTTTTCAATGGTATCAGGAACGGGTATATAAACTGGAGGATGAGTCTGGTTATGATACGGCTGACCGGACGGCAGCTTTTGGCAAGGCACTGGAGTGGGGAGATAAGATTCCCACCGGCGTCATCTACCGTCATCCCAGAGAGACCTTTGATGAATATCTCGGCACTGCCGGCAAAGAGCCGCTGGTGTTGCGCCGGCCGGACATCAGGTCGGTGGCAGACCTCTTTGAAGAGTTCCGCTAGCCGCCTGAACTACTGCCGCCGGGTGATGCTATAATAATTTCCGAAGGTGGATGACAGTAGATGAGAAAAGAACAAAAGATACTTAAAAAAGCCGGAACCATTGCCGTAGTCGGCGCCTCGCCGGATATTTCCCGGCATTCCAACGCCGTTACCGCTTACCTGATAGCGTCCGGTTTTCGGGTGATACCGGTCAATCCCAATGCCGCCGAGGTTTTGGGGTTGAAAAGCTACCCGGACCTTAAATCCGTGCCGGAACCGGTGGACATCGTTAATGTCTTTCGGGCTTCAGAGCATACGCCGGAAATTGCCGAAGATGCCGTGGCTATCGGCGCCAGAGTGTTGTGGCTGCAGCAGGGCGTGGTCAATGAAACAGCGGCGGATATTGCCATGCGGGGCGGGCTGGAGGTCATTATGGACCGGTGTATCGCCCGGGCTCACGCCGCCATGACCGGTCTCAGTCACTAGCCGGCGGTGACAATCAGCGCTTTCCGTGATATTCTTAAATATATGCCTTGTACATTTTCACCGCTGAGTCCGGCGGAGCTTTCGGCGCGATGGGGCGGTGATATTAACCTCAGCGCGCCTTTTCCGTTTGTCACTCCCGGGTGGCTAAACGTCTGGTGGCGCAATTTCGGAGCCGACGATGAACTCCTGCTGCTCCTGGCCGAAAAAGACGGCCAGGCCGTGGGCCTGGCGCCGCTCCGGCTGGCGGGCGGCACGGTGCGTTTTATCGGCAGTGCCGATGTTTGTGATTACCTGGATTTTGTAGTCCGTGAAGGCGGGGAAGACGATTTCTTTGCCGCCCTTTTGGATAATTTGGCTGCGGCCGGTGTAAAACAGCTGGAACTGGAAGCCCTGCGCCCGGATTCGGTTACCCTGAAGCATCTGCTGCCGCTGGCGCGGCAACGCGGCCTGCCGCTGGAACTGACCGATACCGATGTCACCCTGGAAATGGATCTTCCGGCAGACTGGGAAACCTATCTGCAAAGCCTGAGTTCGCATCAGCGTCACGAGATAAAGCGCAAAGGGCGGCGGCTGACCGAAGCCGTCGATGTCACATTTGACATAAAAGAACCTGACGATGTTCCGGCCGAGCTGGCGGCGCTGCTCCGGCTGCTCCGCATCAGCCGGAAAGACAAGGCCGAGTTCATGACCCTGGAGATGGAAGTTTTTTTCCGGGAACTGGCGGCGGCCATGGCTGATGGGGGCTGGCTGAGATTCGGGCACCTGCGGCTGAACGGGGACATTGTCGCCGCCGTCATGTGCTTTGATTATAATAACACCCGCTACCTGTATAACAGCGGCTATGAGCCGGAACACTCCGGTCTCAGCGTCGGCTTGCTGTCCAAGGTTTATTCCATTCAGGATGCCGTGGAGCGCCGGATGCGGGTTTATGATTATCTTAAAGGTGCTGAAATATACAAGTACCATCTGGGCGGACAGGAGAAACCGATCAGTAATCTCAGGATTGAGTTAAATGGCGGATAACAGCAAACTGAGTATCGCCATGTTGTCGGTACACAGTTGTCCGGTGGGGCAGCCCGGCGGGCGCGATACCGGCGGCATGAACGTCTATATCCGGGAAATGGCCGCCGCCCTGGGACGGCGGGGGCATCGTGTGGATATCTTTACCCGTGCCCATGACCCGCGGGACGCGGAGTCGGAGGCATTAGCCCCTGGTGTCCGCCTGGTCCATATCCGGGCGGGAGCCGTGGCAGAAATGGGCAAACTGACCCAGTTTAATAATCTGCCGGAATTTGAACGCAATCTCCATGATTTTTGCCGCCGCGACTGCGCCGTCTATGACCTGATTCACTCCCACTACTGGCTGTCCGGTGAAGTCGGGCGCAAGCTGGCGGCTGAACTGGGCGTACCGCATGTTTTCGCCTTCCACACCGTGGGGGCGGCCAAGGACGCCCTCGGCCTGGGTGCACCGGAACCGGGCTTGAGGCTGATAACCGAGGCTGAAATAGTCAACGACTGCCGCCGCATCATGTGCGGCACCTTGGGGGAGGCGGACTCGGTTATCCGTTATCATCAGGGGGCCGCGGACAAGGTCAGCGTGGTGCCGTGCGGGGTTGACTTGGGCTTGTTCCGGCCGCTGGATAAAACGGCGGCCCGGCACATATTGGGCCAACCCGAAGCCCCGACGGTGCTGTACGTCGGCCGGCTGGATAAACTCAAAGGCATTGACCGTTTGGTTGAGGCCGCGGCTTTGTTAAAAAATAAAAACTGTCGTCTGCTGGTGGTCGGCGGCGATGAACACAGCCGGGAGACTCTGGCCCGGCTGCGCCTTCAGGCTGAAGTTCTGGGCCTCGCTGACCGGGTGAGTTTTACCGGCGCGACGCCGCAGTCCCAGATGCCTTGGTATTATGCCGCCGCCGATGTGGTCGCCGTGCCGTCTTACTCCGAGACCTTTGGTATGGTGGCTCTGGAAGCGGTCGCCTGCGGGACGCCGGTGGTTTCTGCTGATGTCGGCGCCGCCCGGGATATTATTAAAGAAGGGATTTCCGGCTCCGTCACGCCGGATAACCTGCCGTCGTCATTAGCCCCGGCGCTGGATGACTGGTTAAATCGCCCGACAGTTGACCCGGAAATACTGCATTGCTCCATCAGTGATTTCAGCTGGGACGCGGTGGCTGTGCGGGTGGAGGCGGTTTTTGAATCACTGATGGTTGCCAAAGAAGATACCGAGGTGTGTTTGAATGGATAGTGTAAAACAAGCCGATGTACTGGTGGTGATGGCGCATCCGGATGACCCGGAGTTTTCCTCCGGCGGCACCATTGCCCGGCTGGCTGGCGAGGGCAAGCGGGTGGTCTATGTCATCTGTACCGCCGGAGACAAGGGCACGGATGACCGGCAGATGCCGCCGGCCCGGTTGGTGGCCATCCGCATGGAAGAACAGCGGGCAGCCGCCCGAACCCTCGGTGTTGAAGACGTTGTGTTTCTGGGAAATCCGGATCAGGGACTGGAAGCCACGCCGGAGTTGCGCAAAGAGCTGGTGCGGTTGATTCGCCTTTACCGGCCGGAACTGGTCATTACCCACTCGCCTTACCAGCGCTATATCTGGTGGCACCGGGATCACCGGCAGTGCGGTGAGGCAACTATGGACGCGGTCTTTCCCTATTCGCGGGATCATCTGGCGTATCCGGACCTGCTGGCCGCCGGTTATGAGCCGCATAAGGTTGGAGAGGTCTGGCTGGCCGGGGCCGAGGATTCGGACTACCGCTCCGACATTGAAGGCTTTTTTGACCGCAAGGTTGAGGCCATCAAGTGCCACCGCAGTCAGGTGGGCGATGATTTTGCCGCCCGGCTGGATCGGATTAAAGCCCGGGCTTCCGCAGCCGCCGAAGGCGAAGAGTTTCTGCTGGCGGAATCGTTCAAGAAGATTGAGATACCGTGGTGACCGCCTGAATTCCAAATCCAGATATCTTAATAACCAACAAATATTCCGGGAAAAGGCGACGCCGGTGCAGTAATCCTTGACTCATCCTTGTCATATTTCATATAATATCTTTCTGTTTGTAAGCAGACCCGGTATTTCGTGCCGAAAAAACCGGATTCTGCCCGAGTGGCGCAATGGTAGCGCAACCGACTTGTAATCGGTAGGTTAGTGGGTTCGAATCCCCTCTCGGGCTCGGCTGTTGTACGTGGAGAGGTGCCGGAGTGGTTAATCGGAGCAGTCTGTAAAACTGCCGCTCGAAAGGGCTTCACTGGTTCGAATCCAGTCCTCTCCAGTTTTTTTATATTCGGCAGCTAGACAACGTAGCTGGTAATAACTATAATACTAGGGTTGCCCACATAGCTCAGTCGGTAGAGCACGTTCTTGGTAAGAACGGGGTCATCGGTTCGAATCCGATTGTGGGCTCCAGACGAGAAATTAATAAGGGGGAAAATATAAATGGCTAAACAGAAATTTGATCGCTCTAAACCGCATGCCAACGTTGGCACCATCGGTCACGTTGACCATGGCAAGACCACGCTGACCGCCGCCATCACCACCGTGCTGGCCGCCGCCGGCCTGGCTCAGAAGCGCAGCTTTGATTCCATTGACAATGCGCCGGAAGAAAAAGCCCGCGGTATGACCATCGCCATCTCTCATGTTGAGTACGAGACGGCCAACCGTCACTATGCTCACATTGACTGCCCCGGCCATGCCGACTTTGTCAAGAACATGATCACCGGTGCCGCCCAGATGGACGGTGCCATCCTGGTGGTCAGCGCTCCCGACGGTCCCATGCCGCAGACCCGCGAGCATGTACTGCTGGCGCGTCAGGTCCAGGTGCCGGCCATTGTGGTCGCCCTGAACAAAGTGGACATCATGGAAGATGAAGAACTGCTGGAGCTGGTGGAGCTTGAAGTTCGCGAACTGCTGAACAAATACAAGTTCCCCGGTGATGACACTCCGGTCATGCGCGTGGCCGCCGTCAAGGCGCTGGAATGTGCCTGCGGCAAGCAGGAGTGTGAATGGTGCGGCCGCATCCTGAAACTGATGGATGCTGTTGATACCTTTATTCCCATGCCGGAACGCCCCAAGGACAAGCCGTTCCTGATGCAGGTAGAAGATGTCTTTTCCATCAAAGGCCGCGGCACCGTGGCCACCGGTCGGGTTGACCGCGGTGTAGTCAAGGTCGGCGATGAAGTTGAAATCGTTGGTCTGCACCATGACACCCGCAAGGTTGTTGTCACCGGTGTGGAAATGTTCCACAAACTGCTGGACAGCGCCGAGCCCGGCGATGCCGTCGGTCTGTTGCTCCGCGGTGTTGAACGCACCGATATTGAGCGCGGCCAGGTGATGGCCAAGCCCGGCTCCATCAAGCCGCACACTAAAGCCGAAGCCGAGGTCTATGTTCTGTCCAAGGACGAAGGTGGTCGCCACACTCCGTTCTTCAACGGTTACAAGCCCCAGTTCTACATCGGCACCACCGATGTCACCGGCAACATTGAGCTGCCGGCCGGCGTGGAGATGGTGATGCCTGGCGATAACGTCAAGATGAAGGTCAACTTAATCTACCCGGTTGCAATGGAAAAGGGTCTTCGGTTCGCCATCCGCGAAGGTGGCCGCACCGTAGGCGCCGGCGCCATCACCGAAATTCTGGAGTAATATGGCTAAGACAGAAAACCGGATCGTAATTACTTTTGCCTGCACCGAGTGCAGCGAGAGAGTATATACGTCGTCCAAAAACAAGCGCAATGACGCTCGGCGTCTGGAGATTAATAAGTATTGTCCCCGCTGCCGGACTCATCATTTGTTTCGGGAGACTAAGTGACGGGACAATTGCGAAAGCAAGCCATGTCAAAAACAAATGCCAAGCCGCCGGCTAACAAGCCGGCGGCTGCGGCCAGGCCTGGTTTTTTCGGCAATATCATTGCTGAACTGAAAAAGGTTACCTGGCCGACTCGGGATGAAATAAGAAAGCTGACCGTAATGGTATTGGTCGTGGCCTTTTCCGTCGGGCTGGTGCTCGGCGTACTGGACTATGGCCTGTCCTACCTGGTGGATAACTTCCTGCTGAAATAGCGGGATGCGGTTGGTAACAGGCGCAAGCCGAAGGTGCTGGTATTGACGGAAAACGATAGAAAATGGTACGTGGTTCATACTTATTCCGGTCATGAAGAACGGGTGAGAAAGAACCTGGGCGAAAGAATTCAGACGCTGGATCTGGGCGAGGAAATCTGCCGCGTGGAAGTCCCCACCGAAGAAGAGGTGGAGGTCAAAAACGGTCTGCGGCGGACCATCCGGCGTAAGATTTTGCCTGGCTACGTCATTGTTCAAATGTTGATGACTGACCAGAACTGGAATATCGTTCGCAATACACCCGGTGTGACCGGGTTTGTCGGCACGGCCGGCAAACCGACGCCGCTTAAGCCCCATGAAGTTGACCGCATCATTACCCAGATGGAGGCGGAAGCCCCGCGGGTGAAGGTCGGCTTTAAGAAAGGCCAGAGCGTCCGGGTGGTTGACGGGCCGTTCGTTGACTTCATCGGTATGGTGGACGAGGTCCACGCCGACAAGGGCAAGGTTAAGGTATTGCTTTCACTGTTCGGTCGGGAAACCCCGGTGGAACTGGACTTTTTACAGGTGGAGAAGCTCTAAGAGAGTTACTCCCGGATTCAAGGAGATAGGCTTTGGCTAAGAAAATTAAAGCAATTATTAAATTGCAGATTCCCGCCGGTAAGGCTAATCCGGCACCGCCCATCGGTCCGGCGCTTGGTCAGCATGGCGTCAACATCATGGGTTTCTGTAAGGAATACAATGAGCGCACCGCTTCTATGGAAGGCACCGTGGTGCCGGTGGAGATTACCGTCTTTGATGACCGGTCTTTCACCTTCATCACCAAGACCCCGCCGGCCGCCGACCTGCTGAAGAAAGCCGCAGGCGTCCCCAAGGGTGCCACCAGTCCCGGTCAGGGTGCCCCCATTGTGATATCCCGCGCCAAGGTGCGCGAAATCGCTGAATTGAAAATGAAAGATCTCAACGCCGTTGATGTGGAAGGCGCCGTGCGTATTATCGCCGGTTCCGCCCGCAGCATGGGGATAAAGGTAGAATAATATGGCAGACCATGGAAAAAGATTTGAAGCAGTAGAAAAGCTGGTGGAATCCGGCAAAGATTACACGGCCGCTGAGGCCGTTGCACTGGCCAAACAGGCCGCCACCTGTAAATTTGATGAGACCGTAGAGATGCACCTCAAGATGGGACTTGACCCGCGTAACTCTGCTCAGGTAGTCCGGGGCGTGGCGCTGATGCCGCACGGGTTGGGCAAGCAGGTGCGGGTGTTGGTTTTCGCTCAGGGCGATGCCGAAAAAATTGCCCGGGACGCCGGTGCCGATATTGTCGGCGGCGACGACCTGGTGGAAAAGATCGCCGGCGGCTGGCTGGAGTTTGATGTCGCCATCGCCACGCCGGAAATGATGGGTAAAGTCGGTAAACTGGGTAAGTCGCTCGGCCGCAAGGGGTTGATGCCTAATCCCAAGGCCGGCACCGTGGTACCCGCTTCCGATCTGCCGCAAACCATCAAGGAAGCCCGCATGGGCCGGGTGGAATTCAAGCTGGATCGGACTGCCATCATTCACGTTATCCTGGGTAAAGCCAGTTTTGAAGAAGAAAAACTGGTGGGCAATATGACGTCACTGATGGAAGCGATAGTGCGTGCCAAGCCCGCCGCAGCCAAAGGGCAGTACATTAAGAGTGCTTTCCTGACCACTACCATGGGCCCCGGCATTAAGCTGGATATGCGCTCCATCATGTCTCTTGCTGGGGTCTAGTGTCGCTTGCGTCTCACACCGCAGGATGCTAAGATAACCTGAATTAACAATTTAATATCCGGAGACAGCCGGCGTCCCTTTGAGGACTTAATTAATGCCCGCCGAGGAAACAGAGAGCCGATAACGGTTTTTTAAGAGTCCTTGCGCGTGCGAGGACTTTTTTTATTTCTGAAGAGAGGTTAGAAGTATGGTAAATGCCAAAGTTAAGCTGAAAAAACAGCAAACAATTGATGAGCTGCAAAAGATCATCGCTGAATCCAGCGTAGCCATCATCACCAATTACCGTGGTGTCAGCACCGCTGAACTCACCGGTTTACGCGGCAAACTGCGCCAGTCCAGCGTCGGTTACAAAGTGGTCAAAAACACGCTGGTTAAAAGCGCCGCTGCCGGTGCCGGTAAGGACAACCTGACGGCGCTGTTAGACGGGCCGATTGCCTTGTCCTGGGGCTACGGTGAGGATGTTACCGGGCCGGCCAAACTGCTACTGGAACACATCACCAAATCCAAGTCCGTAATGACTGTGGAGGGCGGTTTTCTCGGCTCTCGCGCCTTGTCCGCTGAGGATGTGACCACCCTGTCCAAACTGCCGTCAAAAGAGATTCTGGTGGCTAAGGTGCTGGGCGGTATTCAAGCCCCGCTCTACAAACTGGTCGGTACCCTTAACGCGCCCATTCAGGGTTTGGTGACTGTGTTGAACGGCCACCTGAAGCAATTAGAAGAAGCCAAATAAATTTAGAAAATATTAACGGAGGAATTACAGAAATGGCTGTTAAAGAAATCATCGCTCAAATCAAGGAACTCAACGTCATGGACCTGGCCGATCTGGTCAAGGCTCTGGAAGAAGAATTCGGCGTCAGTGCCGCGGTTCCCATGGCTGCTGCGGCGGCCCCGGCTGGCGGCGGCGAGGCTGCTGCCCCTGCTGAAGAGCAGACCGAATTTGATGTCATTCTGAAAGACATCGGCGCCAATAAGATCAACGTCATCCGGGTTGTTCGCGAACTGACCGGCCTGGGACTCAAAGAGTCCAAGGAAATGGTTGAAGCCGCTCCCAAAGCAGTCAAGGAAGCTGTCAGCAAGGAAGAAGCTGCCAGCGTTAAAGAGAAGCTGGAAGCTGCCGGCGCCACCGTCGAAGTTAAATAGTCTTAAATCACGTAGAAAAAAAGGGAACCCGCCGGAAGGCGGGTTCCCTTTGTGTGTTTAAACAGGGAGGCGGAATTACTGCTGTCGGACGATGAGCAACGGCAGTTCGCTCTCTGCCAGAAGTTTGTGGGTGATTGATTTTGCCCGCCAGGTGGACACCACCGAGGCCGTCGCCATGACCACCATATCGGCCCCAAGCACCCTGGCCGCAGCGGCAATCAGGCGGGATGAATCGTCGCCGATGTCTACCCGTGTGTCGGCATCAAGCCCCTCCAACCGGAGTTTGCGGGCTAGTTGTTCCAGGTAATCCCCGGTTTTTTCCTGTTCTTTGACTGATACTTCCCGGTCATACAGACCACGGTCGCCGACCAGGTCTGATTCCGGTTCGGCATCGTAAACTTCCCTGACCATGCTGAATAGGGTGATTTCTCCGTCATCAACCCGGGCCAGTGCCACCGCCGGCGCCAGAGCTTGTTCCGAGCCGGCGCTGCCGTCCAGCGGGACCAGAATTTGGTTAAACAGCGGTCGGCCGCCATCCGGCGTATGGGGCGGCACCAGCATGGCCGGGCAGCCCACCAACCGGAAAACGTCGTCAAAGAGTGACGTTGTCTGACGCTGAGTGGTACTGGAACCTTCCCGCACCATGACAACCAGGTCAATCCCGTTGTTGGCCACATAGTTTTGGATAACCTCGGTCGGCTGACCGAATTGAGTTACAGCGGTCACCGCCGGCAGTGCGCCGTCGCCGGTGAGGTCGGCAGCGATTATTTCCGCCCGTTTCTCCAGGTACAGCCGATGCATGGTATGGTGCAGGTGATGGCTTTCATCACAGGCATGTAGCAGTACCAACTCGGCCCCGGTCCGGCGGGCCAGGGCTTCTCCGTAAGGAATCACGGCTTCAGCCAGGTCTGAACCATCCAACGGCAGCAGAATTTTCTTAAACATTCAGTCTCCTTTTTAAGAGGTTGTTTCAGGATACCTTTTTGGCGCCAATGCGTCAATTTGTCCGGAACCGATATCCATATTACCGCCTCTTCGGCTGTTTGAAACTGGCGTTATGAGGTGTTACACTCAAGCCCTTATGATTACTATCGGACTAACCGGCGGTATCGGCAGCGGTAAGAGTACGGTCGGCGCTATGTTGAAAGACTTGGGCGCCGCGTTTATTGACGCGGATAAGGTCGGCCACCGGTTGTTGCGGGAAGATGAAGCGTTAAAGGCCGAGATTGTCCGTCTCTTCGGCGAGGATATAGTTAACGGCAACGGTCAGATTGACCGGCGGCGGCTGGCGGGTATTGTTTTCAGCGACCCGGCGGCGCTGAATCGTCTTAACGCGGTTACACATCCGTTAATCAACCGGGCGGTAGCCGCGGAAGTGGCGCAACTCAGACAAGATGGTTATCAGGTGATTGTTGTGGAGGCGCCTTTGCTGGTAGAGGCCGGATGGGCGGCCGAGTCCGACACTATCTGGCTGACGGTGGCCCCGGCGAAGGTGGTGCTCAAACGGCTGGTGGAAAAAATGGGTTACACCGAAGCCGAAGCCGGGGCGCGGATCGCCTCCCAAACATCCAACGATGAGCGGCGGCGTTACGCCGCTGAGGTAATAGACACCGATACCAGCCTGGAAGAGCTTAAAATCCGGGTAGAGCGGCTCTGGCGGGGATTGTAACCTTTAACCTCAGGCCTTTTTAAGATAGCCCAGCCCGTCCCGCAGCGGCATGGGTTTGAAACCGAATTGATTCTCCACGGCATCCGGTTCGGTGGTGTTTTCAATCTCCATGGATTTGAACTCCCCCATGCTGATCGGCGGATTGGCGAAAAGCTTATCCATGACGGCTACCACCGGCAGCATCAGCGGCCGGGGTATTTTGACCTTCAGTTTTTTCTTGCCCATAGCTCTTAAGAGTTCGTCCAGCATGGTCTCATAGGTCACAATTTCCGGGCCGCCGACCGGGCAACTCTCACCGCTTTTTTCGCCGGCGACCATTTTGAGAACGCAGCTGACCACATCACCGATCCAGATGGGCTGCAGTCGGCTTTTACCGTCACCGGCAATGGGGACGATGAACGGCACCATATTAACCGAGCGTATCAGCGAAGCGACAAAACCGGCGCCCTGACCGAACATCACCGAAGGCTGGAGAATGGAGTAGTCCAGGCCGGAGTTTTTGACCGCTTCCATGCCCAGCCACTTGGAATGGAGATAAGTGTAGCGGGGGTCGGGGGAAGCTCCCAGAATGCCCATGTGGATGAAACGCTTTACTCCGGCATCCCGGGCGGCATTGACCACGTTCTGTGTGCCGACCACGTTAATTTTGTGATAGGTGTTTGGCCCGAATTCCCGGATGATGGCCACCAGGTGAATGACGGTGTCTACACCTGCCATGGCCGCCCGCAGACCTTCTGTATCGGTGACGTTGCCCACGGCCAGTTCGGCACCTGGGGCCTGGATGCGGGCACCTTCAGCTTCATTGGTGACCAGACAGCGCAGCTGGTGACCGTCCTTGTGCAGCCGGGGGATAAGGTGGCTGGCGACAAAACCGCTGGCACCGGTGATGAGTATCATGGCATCCTCCCGAAATGAAGTTCATATCAGTATAGCGCGAAAAGATTGAAAGCGGTAGAGTCCGATTGATTTTTTTTCTAAAAGGCAAATACATCACCGGCGAGTGTTATAATACCAACGGGAGGACGTAGAATGTATCCCGCACTGCTTTGGGAAAAATTGCCGGACAACCGGGTCAGATGCGGCACCTGCCAGTGGTTTTGCCGCATCAATGAAGGACAGACCGGTGTCTGCCGTATGTATCGGAACGACGCCGGGGCGTTGTTCAACCTGAATTATGCCAAAATTTCCTCACTGGCGGTTGATCCCATTGAGAAGAAGCCGTTGTATCATTTCCATCCCGGTTCCAAAGTATTCTCTTTGGGCAGCTGGGGCTGTAATTTCCATTGCCGCGGTTGCCAGAATTGGGAGATTGCCTGTCCTGAGGACGAGAACGGTTTGCGGTATTCCCGGGAAATATTGCCGGAGCGGGCGGTGGAGATGGCCTGTCAGTCCGGCAGTGCCGGTATCGCCTGGACTTATAATGAGCCGTCTGTCTGGCTGGAATATACTCTGGAGACCGCCAGACTGGCCAAAGCACAGGGGCTCTATACGGTCTATGTTACCAACGGTTATGCCTCGGAGGCCCAGCTTGATGCCATCGGGCCGTTTCTGGATGCCTGGCGGGTGGACGTCAAGGGATTCAATAACCAGAGTTATCGTAAAATAGGGCGGGTTCAGAATTATGAAGGGATTTTGCGGGTTACGGAACGGGCCAGTCACAAGTGGGGCATGCACGTTGAGGTGGTGACCAATATTATGCCCTGTATCAATGACGATGACAACCAGCTCCGCGGCATCGCTGAGTGGATTGCCGGCAGTTTAAGCCCGTTGACGCCGTGGCACATTACCCGGTTTCATCCCCGCCGGCAGATGCAAGACTATCCGGTGACGCCGCTGGAAACTATGGAGCGGGCCCTCGCACTGGGGGTGGCAGCTGGCCTGGAGTTTGTCTATCTGGGGAACGTTGGCGGTAATGATTCCGGTGACACCGTCTGTTACAATTGTGGGCAAAAAGCGGTTAAGCGGTCCGGTTATTCAGCCCGAATAATGGGTTTAGTTGGAACCCATTGCCGCTTTTGCGGCACGGAATTGAATTTCAGAGTGTAGCTACTATTGAACGAAAAGAGACGACAGCCATGGTAATGACACGGCATCCGATCGCATCAGGAAAATTTTATCCGGGTACCGCTGAACAACTGCGGGCCTTTATTGAGTCATTTGTGGAGCGGCATGATGACAAGATTCAGGCGGTCGGCATTATCTCGCCGCATGCCGGCTATATTTATTCCGGGGCGGTGGCCGCCTCAGTCATAACCCGTATTGCTCCGGCTGATACCTACATCATCATCGGCCCTAACCATACCGGGATGGGCAAACCATTCAGCATTATGACCGTCGGTAACTGGCAAACACCGTTGGGCGACGTACCCATTGATTCGGCTTTGGCCCAGAATATTCTGGCCAATTCCAAATACCTCCAGGAAGACCGAACGGCCCACCAGAGCGAACACGCGATAGAGGTGCAGTTGCCGCTGCTCCAGTATTTCAAACCGGATCTCAAAATCGTTCCGATTACCCTGGCCGTCGCTACGCTGGAGATTTATCGGGAAATCGGGGCCAGTATTGCTCAGGCGGTTCAGGAATCACCGGACAAAAAGATAGTGATTGTGGCCTCCTCTGACATGACTCACTATGAGCCGCAGGAATCCGCCGTTGCTAAGGACAAGAGAGCCATTGAAGCTATTTTGGAATTAGATGAAGAGGCTTTGCTGGAGCGGGTTATCAAGGAAAGAATTTCCATGTGTGGTTATGCACCCGCCGTCACCATGTTGACGGCGGCCCGGGCACTGGGCGCCAAAAGCGCTGAATTGGTGCGGTACCAGACTTCCGGCGACGCTTCGGGGGATTATTCCGCCGTGGTCGGCTACGCCGGTATCATCGTGCATTGTCGCCAGACTTCACCGCTGGTAAGTCTGGCCAGAGAGGCGGTGGAAACCTTTGTGAAAGAGCACCGGACGGTCAGTCCGCCGAAAGAACTGCCCCCGGAGATGACCGGCCGGGCCGGGGTTTTTGTTTCCCTGAAAAAGGAAGGTCAGTTGCGGGGGTGTATCGGCACGTTTGA from Dehalogenimonas sp. W includes the following:
- the rplL gene encoding 50S ribosomal protein L7/L12 gives rise to the protein MAVKEIIAQIKELNVMDLADLVKALEEEFGVSAAVPMAAAAAPAGGGEAAAPAEEQTEFDVILKDIGANKINVIRVVRELTGLGLKESKEMVEAAPKAVKEAVSKEEAASVKEKLEAAGATVEVK
- the coaE gene encoding dephospho-CoA kinase (Dephospho-CoA kinase (CoaE) performs the final step in coenzyme A biosynthesis.); amino-acid sequence: MITIGLTGGIGSGKSTVGAMLKDLGAAFIDADKVGHRLLREDEALKAEIVRLFGEDIVNGNGQIDRRRLAGIVFSDPAALNRLNAVTHPLINRAVAAEVAQLRQDGYQVIVVEAPLLVEAGWAAESDTIWLTVAPAKVVLKRLVEKMGYTEAEAGARIASQTSNDERRRYAAEVIDTDTSLEELKIRVERLWRGL
- a CDS encoding NAD-dependent epimerase/dehydratase family protein, with protein sequence MILITGASGFVASHLIPRLHKDGHQLRCLVTNEAEGARIQAPGAELAVGNVTDTEGLRAAMAGVDTVIHLVAIIREFGPNTYHKINVVGTQNVVNAARDAGVKRFIHMGILGASPDPRYTYLHSKWLGMEAVKNSGLDYSILQPSVMFGQGAGFVASLIRSVNMVPFIVPIAGDGKSRLQPIWIGDVVSCVLKMVAGEKSGESCPVGGPEIVTYETMLDELLRAMGKKKLKVKIPRPLMLPVVAVMDKLFANPPISMGEFKSMEIENTTEPDAVENQFGFKPMPLRDGLGYLKKA
- a CDS encoding universal stress protein — its product is MFKKILLPLDGSDLAEAVIPYGEALARRTGAELVLLHACDESHHLHHTMHRLYLEKRAEIIAADLTGDGALPAVTAVTQFGQPTEVIQNYVANNGIDLVVMVREGSSTTQRQTTSLFDDVFRLVGCPAMLVPPHTPDGGRPLFNQILVPLDGSAGSEQALAPAVALARVDDGEITLFSMVREVYDAEPESDLVGDRGLYDREVSVKEQEKTGDYLEQLARKLRLEGLDADTRVDIGDDSSRLIAAAARVLGADMVVMATASVVSTWRAKSITHKLLAESELPLLIVRQQ
- the rplA gene encoding 50S ribosomal protein L1, translated to MADHGKRFEAVEKLVESGKDYTAAEAVALAKQAATCKFDETVEMHLKMGLDPRNSAQVVRGVALMPHGLGKQVRVLVFAQGDAEKIARDAGADIVGGDDLVEKIAGGWLEFDVAIATPEMMGKVGKLGKSLGRKGLMPNPKAGTVVPASDLPQTIKEARMGRVEFKLDRTAIIHVILGKASFEEEKLVGNMTSLMEAIVRAKPAAAKGQYIKSAFLTTTMGPGIKLDMRSIMSLAGV
- the amrS gene encoding AmmeMemoRadiSam system radical SAM enzyme, coding for MYPALLWEKLPDNRVRCGTCQWFCRINEGQTGVCRMYRNDAGALFNLNYAKISSLAVDPIEKKPLYHFHPGSKVFSLGSWGCNFHCRGCQNWEIACPEDENGLRYSREILPERAVEMACQSGSAGIAWTYNEPSVWLEYTLETARLAKAQGLYTVYVTNGYASEAQLDAIGPFLDAWRVDVKGFNNQSYRKIGRVQNYEGILRVTERASHKWGMHVEVVTNIMPCINDDDNQLRGIAEWIAGSLSPLTPWHITRFHPRRQMQDYPVTPLETMERALALGVAAGLEFVYLGNVGGNDSGDTVCYNCGQKAVKRSGYSARIMGLVGTHCRFCGTELNFRV
- the rplJ gene encoding 50S ribosomal protein L10, producing MVNAKVKLKKQQTIDELQKIIAESSVAIITNYRGVSTAELTGLRGKLRQSSVGYKVVKNTLVKSAAAGAGKDNLTALLDGPIALSWGYGEDVTGPAKLLLEHITKSKSVMTVEGGFLGSRALSAEDVTTLSKLPSKEILVAKVLGGIQAPLYKLVGTLNAPIQGLVTVLNGHLKQLEEAK